In Legionella busanensis, a single genomic region encodes these proteins:
- a CDS encoding FAD-binding oxidoreductase produces the protein MKAPDVAECDQQALIAEITKLTYNVIRVRLLAENLQDWIPGQYLNLMNPYGLSRSYSIANMPTYEGYIEIHIKLKDDGEMSQWFQKAAAVNTIVQIRGPFGKCFYINPDKASFDILLVGTGTGLAPLLAIAKSALSEQHNGKITLIHGGCQDDDIYYAEELETLASWYPNFVYIPCVLKTSGRYLEANVLDKTQYTLTNLKNIHVYICGPKEITSQLKTNVFLAGVPSARIYSDSFF, from the coding sequence TTGAAGGCTCCTGATGTTGCAGAGTGCGACCAACAAGCTCTCATCGCGGAAATCACCAAGCTAACTTATAATGTTATTCGAGTAAGGCTATTAGCAGAAAATTTACAAGATTGGATACCTGGGCAATATTTAAACCTTATGAACCCTTATGGTCTATCTCGCAGTTATTCCATTGCTAATATGCCAACTTACGAAGGTTATATTGAAATTCATATCAAACTTAAGGACGATGGTGAGATGAGCCAATGGTTTCAGAAAGCAGCAGCTGTTAATACTATAGTCCAGATTCGAGGTCCCTTTGGAAAGTGCTTCTATATTAACCCTGACAAGGCATCTTTTGATATACTTTTAGTTGGAACGGGGACCGGGCTTGCGCCTTTATTAGCTATCGCTAAAAGCGCTTTAAGTGAGCAACATAATGGCAAGATTACTTTAATTCATGGTGGCTGTCAGGACGATGATATTTATTACGCCGAGGAATTAGAAACATTAGCATCGTGGTACCCAAATTTTGTATATATACCCTGTGTGTTGAAAACGAGTGGACGCTATCTAGAAGCTAATGTTCTTGATAAAACGCAGTATACGTTGACTAATCTCAAAAATATCCACGTTTATATTTGTGGACCAAAAGAAATTACAAGTCAATTAAAAACAAACGTGTTTTTAGCAGGCGTTCCATCAGCAAGGATATACAGTGATTCCTTTTTTTAG
- a CDS encoding nitroreductase family protein, whose amino-acid sequence MDIFELIMQRRAVRQYSEKALNKEDIETILKAGQYAPSPLNSQPWHFTLIKNKDSLKVLAAKAHHASFLSQAQLLIIVTVDTKIDIDNWLKQHNQHLYSGAAAMQNMWLAACALSIGCCWVTLDEAFTKEQIAIPEEQTIIGGLALGHHKEPIKAHTKQDRKSLPLLVSLEKFNSKENHCEKESCFTCLKLIPKSAANSFEGDDYVRYFLR is encoded by the coding sequence ATGGATATATTTGAGCTAATCATGCAAAGACGCGCCGTAAGACAATATTCTGAGAAGGCGCTTAATAAAGAAGACATTGAAACTATTCTTAAAGCAGGCCAATATGCACCTAGCCCTTTAAATTCACAGCCCTGGCATTTTACGCTAATAAAAAACAAAGACAGCCTGAAAGTATTGGCTGCAAAAGCGCACCATGCTTCATTTCTTTCACAAGCACAACTTTTAATTATTGTCACAGTAGATACAAAAATTGATATCGATAATTGGTTAAAACAACATAACCAGCATCTTTACAGTGGTGCGGCTGCCATGCAAAACATGTGGTTAGCAGCATGTGCACTTAGTATTGGCTGTTGCTGGGTTACGCTGGATGAAGCGTTCACCAAAGAGCAAATAGCAATCCCTGAAGAACAAACTATTATCGGAGGGCTAGCGTTAGGGCATCATAAAGAGCCGATCAAGGCACACACTAAACAAGACAGAAAATCGTTACCCTTATTAGTTTCCCTGGAAAAATTCAATTCTAAGGAAAACCATTGTGAAAAAGAAAGTTGCTTTACTTGTCTTAAGCTTATTCCAAAATCAGCAGCTAATTCTTTTGAAGGTGATGATTATGTGAGGTATTTTTTGCGGTGA
- a CDS encoding IS701 family transposase, giving the protein MSRYRCTKELYKAFLQASSMRYSGLALSEVSPIALSHDSISRWLADKKFRPREIWSLASHYVRASEPCLLIADDTVLSKIHSKKIELVNYQYSGNAHDVIAGIGLINMLWHGLDSQESVPIDYRIYDKDTDGKTKNTHFCDMLKLAKSRGLTPTAVVMDAWYSSLDNLKSIRSHGWIWVTPLRKNRIVNRHARLETLEIPEEGLSVHLRGYGWIFVFKFVAKNGRIDYVATNMENPTREQVKHIMDARWSVEVYHREVKQTCGIERCQARTGRAQRNHIFLAIAAWFEQHKLRITQKTTLYQQNWHVIKNAIQEQIKFLMFQPT; this is encoded by the coding sequence ATGTCGCGTTATCGATGTACAAAAGAATTGTATAAAGCATTTTTACAAGCAAGCAGTATGCGTTATTCAGGTTTAGCGCTATCAGAAGTAAGTCCTATAGCTTTATCCCATGATAGTATTAGCCGTTGGTTAGCTGATAAAAAATTCCGTCCTCGAGAAATATGGTCACTAGCAAGTCATTATGTACGTGCATCAGAACCTTGTCTATTGATAGCAGATGATACAGTTTTATCCAAGATACACAGTAAAAAAATAGAACTTGTAAATTATCAGTATTCTGGCAATGCCCATGATGTGATTGCAGGAATTGGTCTTATCAATATGCTGTGGCATGGTTTGGATAGTCAAGAATCCGTGCCAATTGATTATCGTATCTATGATAAAGATACGGATGGAAAAACAAAAAACACCCATTTTTGCGACATGTTAAAACTCGCTAAATCACGAGGACTCACTCCCACAGCAGTCGTCATGGATGCTTGGTATTCAAGTTTAGATAACTTGAAATCCATCCGCTCACATGGGTGGATTTGGGTTACACCATTAAGAAAAAACCGAATAGTAAATCGTCATGCTCGATTAGAAACATTAGAAATTCCCGAAGAAGGACTTTCGGTTCATTTACGTGGATATGGTTGGATTTTTGTATTCAAGTTCGTGGCAAAAAATGGCCGCATTGATTACGTGGCGACAAACATGGAAAATCCAACACGTGAGCAAGTAAAACACATCATGGATGCACGTTGGTCGGTCGAAGTTTATCATCGAGAAGTCAAACAAACATGTGGAATTGAGCGTTGTCAGGCACGCACAGGCCGAGCGCAGAGAAACCATATCTTTCTTGCCATTGCTGCTTGGTTTGAGCAACATAAATTACGTATTACTCAAAAAACTACTCTTTATCAACAAAACTGGCATGTAATCAAAAATGCTATTCAGGAGCAGATCAAATTCTTAATGTTTCAACCTACATGA